In the genome of Desulfovibrio sp. JC022, the window GCCCGCTCCACTATTCCACTGGGTAACAATTCCGTCAGGGGTAACCCCGATTATCTGCGAGGGCATGGAATCAATAACGTTTGAAAGATAATTGCGCAGTTTCTCCACTTCCTGCTCCGCCTGTGTGCGTATTGCAATTTCCTGTTCTAGCTTGGAAGTCCGTCTGTTGACCACTCCCCTCAATTTGGTACTGAAAAAAAGCAATCCCACCAGAGCCGCGATCCCGGAAAACAATGCCACGCCGATAATGTAGGTATCGAAAAGTTCTTTATGCAGGGGAGCCCGGATTGAAATAACCGCCCTGATAATTCCGAGTTCCTCATCATATCCCCCGGCACCCTCATATCTTTTTCGCAACTGGGACGGAGCATCTTCACGCTTGCCGTGGCAGACAAGGCAGCCCTTGTTATTTTCAAGAAAAGGTATGGAAACGTATAGATACTGGGTTCCATTGATGCTGACAATATCCCGGTATTTTTTCATTTCCCGATTTTCGTTAAACATCTTAATCAAATCGCGTTCAAGGAAATCAGCCTTATTCACTTCATTACGGGGATTATTGGCCGCCATCTTGTAATAGACTTCATCATCCCCGGCAGCACTTTTTTCCTGATTATAAAATCCGTGCATATTCCTGATGATGAAAGACGAGGAAAAAAGTTCAGGAGCGTAAAAATCTTTTTCTACCTGATTATCATCTTTATATTTGTACAAAGCAGGATGCATGATCTTCTGCACATAGTGATGCATTCCCTTATGAACTAGCAGGATTTCTTTGATCTTATCCTCAGCCTGACTGACTACGTATTGCCGGGCCACATAGAAAAGGATGACCCATACGGTCAATGTTATCAGCAAAAAAAGAACCGCGACCTTCAAGAATCTCTTTTTGCCGGAAGCAGCAAGTTTTGAATCTTGCGATGATTTCATGCGGCAGCCACCTTAATTTAGAATACGAGCACAGCGCAATATGGAAAAACCCCAGTAATATCACATTAGCTGAAATTTCTTATTAATGTCCAGCGGAAGTAAAGATATCCTGCTCCTGGTTTTATAATTTTTCCCGCACTATTTACATTTAAAAAAAGGAGCCTATACTCAATGAAGTGCCGCCTATCCCGTTTTCCGGGCGGTATTATCAGGAGGTTACATGAAATTAAAACGCTACATTGGATTACTGACTCTCATCACTGTACTCATCCTGCCCGTTTATGCTCAGGCAGACGGCCTGCCCTCTTTTGTCGATCTGGCTAAAAAGTGTGGCCCAGCTGTGGTTAACATCAATACTGTGAAAATGGTCGAAGTGGGCAACCCCATGGAAGACTTTTTCAAATTCCACGGAAAGGGCGGAAACAACCCCTTCGAGGATTTTTTCAAGCAGTTTAATAATCGCGGCAGGGGAAATGGCAAGCAACCCAAACAGAAACGTAAAACCGGTTCACTGGGTTCCGGATTCATCATCTCCAAAGACGGTTACGTGGTCACCAACAACCATGTGGTCGCTTCTGCGGATGAAATCACGATAAAGCTTCAAAATGACGGGCACGAATATCCGGCTAAAATCATCGGCCGCGACAAGGAGACCGACCTTGCGCTCTTGAAAATAGAAGTAAAAAAAGACCTGCCCTTCCTTGAATTCGCCAACTCCGAAAATGCTGAAGTAGGCGAATGGGTACTGGCTATCGGTAATCCCTTCGGTCTGGGACACACCGTGACCAAAGGAATTATCAGTGCCAAGGGCCGCATCATCGGCGCAGGCCCCTTTGATAATTTCATTCAGACCGATGCCAGCATCAACCCCGGTAACTCCGGCGGACCGCTTATCGATCTGAAAGGACGGGTCATCGGCATCAACACTGCCATCATCGCCAGCGGTCAGGGAATCGGCTTTGCCATCCCCAGCAACATGGCTGAGAACGTCATCTCCCAGCTCAAGACCGACCATAAGGTCAGCCGCGGCTGGCTTGGCGTCACCATTCAGGATGCTGATGCAAAAACCGCCAAAGCTCTCGGACTTAAGAGCGAAAAAGGCGCGCTGGTTAATTCCGTCAATCCCGGAGACCCCGCTGAGAAGGGCGGCATGAAGGTCGGTGACGTCATTCTCAAAGTTGACGGCGAAAAAATCGACGACACCAACGATCTGCTGCGCACCGTGGCAGCACTGCCCCCGGGCAAAACCGTAAGCATCAAAGTATGGCGCAAGGGACGTGAAAAGAACCTGCGTATAGTGCTTGGCGAACGTAACGGTAAGGGTGTTGTGGCTGAAGCGGAAAAGATATCTCCCAAAGCAGCGGAGGAAAACCTTGATGACCTCGGACTTGTTGTCCGCAGAGTCAACCGCAAAGCTGAAGCCCAGTCCCTCGGTCTTGACAGGCCAGAAGGTCTGCTGGTTATCGAAGTAATGCAGAGCACTCCTGCCGAAGACGCCGCCATCGCAGTAGGTGATGTGATTCTGGAAGCAAACCAGCACAAGGTTAATTCCATCAAAGATCTCCAGAAGATTATCAACACCGAAGGCAAAAAGCGCGGGCTGGTTATGCTGCTCCTGAAACGTCAGGGCCATAACATATTCCGTACTATTGAATTGAAAGACAAATAGCTCCGGCTGTTGTTGACCCTCAAAAAAATTGCCCGTCCTGAGACAGCTCAGGACGGGCTTCCTAATTCAAGCTCTTTACGTTATTAGACTGCCCATGACGAAAACAATTCTCACCGCACCGGCCAAAGTCAATCTTTACCTGAAAATTGTAGGCAAAAGGGAAGACGGCTATCACGAACTGGATACCCTTTTCCATCCTTTCCCTGCTTTATCCGATACCCTTGAGGTTACGGAAACCGGGGAAGGCTGCACCATTCATTGCGCTGATTTCGACCTTCCGGCGGAAGACAATCTTATCTACAAGGCTTGGGATAAATACGCTCAGGCTACCGGATTCCGTCCCGGCCTGCATATAGAATTGACCAAACGTACTCCCACCGGGGCCGGACTTGGCGGAGGCAGCTCCGATGCGGCCTCCATGCTCCGTTTTTTAAATACCCACCCGGACAGTCCGGGCCTCGAACACGACAAGCTGAACGCTTTGGCTGCGGGGCTTGGCGCGGATGTTCCCTTCTTTCTGCTGGACGGTCCGGCATGGGCAAAAGGAATTGGTGAAATTTTATCGCCCGCAGAGGTTGACCTTTCCGGCCTGACCGCGTTATTAGCCTGCCCGGATGTGCACGTGAATACCGTCTGGGCATACAAGGCATGGTCAACCCGTGACCAATCCACTTATTTGAAAAAAAGTGACGCCTTTAACTTGACAACGTCAGCCAGCGGTAATAATAGAACGGCCTCCCAAACGAGGGTAACTTTGTTCAATGACTTTGAAGAGGTTGTCCTTCCCGAGTTTCCCAAAATCAGGGAGACAAAGGAATACTTGTTGAAAAACGGAGCCTGCGGAGCAGTCATGAGCGGAAGCGGGGCCAGCGTGATCTCATTCTTTAAAAAAAGAGAGACAGCGCAAAAGGCTGCATCAGTCTTAAACTCGATGAAAGTCGACTCTGTTCTTCACACGTTTTCATAATTTTAATATAGTACATATTTCCACATAATATGTGCAGGGATGTCGCCAAGTTGGTAAGGCACGTGGTTTTGGTCCACGCATTCGCGGGTTCGAGTCCTGCCATCCCTGCCAAATTCATTTCTCTTCCCGAGAGGTCAAGTTGGAGACCGACATGAACGGTGAACTCAAGATTATCAGCGGCTCGTCAAATCTGGCGCTTTCAGAAGCAATCTGTGACCATCTCGGCAGCAAACTTACTCCCTGTCTGCGTGAAAAATTCAGCGATGGTGAAATCCGCATCGAGATTCAGGACAACGTGCGCGGCTGCGATGTATTCGTAGTCCAGTCCACCTGTGATCCGGTGAACTTTCACTTCATGGAGCTGTGCCTCATGCTGGACGCGCTTAAAAGAGCAAGTGCCCGCCGAGTAACCGCAGTTGTTCCCTACTACGGGTACGCAAGGCAGGACCGCAAGGTTTCCCCCCGTGCACCCATCAGTGCCAAACTCTGCGCCGATTGCCTGACCGTTGCCGGTATGCAGCGTCTGGTCACCATCGACCTGCACGCAGGCCAGATCCAAGGCTTCTTCAACCTCCCGGTAGACAACATTTATGCAGCCCCCGTCCTGCTGGACGAACTGCGCACCCGTGACGATGACATGGTCATGGTTTCCCCTGACGCAGGCGGAACCGAACGCGCAAGAGCATACGCCAAACGCCTCAATGCCGGACTGGCAATTGTGGACAAACGTCGCGACGCTCCCAACCAGGCCAAAGCAATGCACGTTATAGGTGAAGTAAAAGACAAAGTCTGCGTGGTCATGGATGACATGATCGACACCGCAGGCACCATGTGTCAGGCAGCCAAAGTCCTTATCGACCATGGCGCAAAAGACGTAATCGCCTGCGCAACCCACCCGGTTCTTTCCGGACCGGCTATCGACAGGCTGGCTGCAGCACCTTTTTCCGAGGTGATTGTAACCAACACCCTGCCTGTTCCCGAAGAAAAAATCGCTAAGAGCGGCGGCAAGATCAAAGTCAAATCCGTTGCCGGAATCCTCGCTAAATGCATTCACAACGTGCACACCGAGTCTTCCGTAAGCGTACTCTTCGTTTAATTACGCCTATTCCCACCCTCTGTCGGTCATTTCGAGCGGCAGCAGGTTAACCATAAGGAGAAAATAATGTCTGAAAAAGTAACCTTCAAAGCTGAAGTGCGTACCAAAACCGGTAAATCCGCAAACCGTCAGCTTCGTAACCAGGGTATGGTTCCCGTTGTCTTCTATTCACAGGACGGCGAAAACCTGATCCTTTCCGTTAACGAAATTGAATTCGTTAAAATGTACCGCAAAGTCGGAACCACCCGTCTGTTCAGCCTCGAGGTTGAAGGCAAGACTTACGATACCCTGATCTGGAAAATTCAGATGGACCCCGTTCGTCCCCGTCCCAACCACATCGACCTGCTCGGTGTTTCAGCTGATCGTCCTCTCAAGATCGACGTTCCCGTTGTTACCGAAGGCACTGCACCCGGTGTTAAGCTTGGTGGCCGTATGGCTATTTACCGCGAAAAGCTTACCGTTGCTTGTACCGCAGCAACCATTCCAGCTGAAATCGTCGTTAACATCGACAGCATGGAAGTTGGCGATACCGTATTCGTAAACGAAATCGAACTGCCTGGTGGCGCAAAAGTACAGCACGACAGCAACTTTGCACTCGTTCGCTGTGCCGCAGGCCGCGGTTCCTCCGGTGACGAAGAAGGCGAAGAATCAGCAGAAGCAGCTGAAGAATAAGCCGACAGCAATATATTCATTTTCGGGCCCCGGTTTATCCGGGGCCTTTGCCGTTTGTTAAGCAGGGATAATTATCATGGAATACAAAGCACTCATTACAGGACTGGGTAACCCCGGACCGCAATATGCCAAAACCAGACACAATATTGGTTTTATGGCTGTTGATGCTTTGGCTGAAATGGCTGCATCCCGCAAGAACATGCGTTATAAGGAAATGGATATATCCGGTGATTTCGAACTATTCAGCGTGAATATGGCCGGAAACAATGTGCTGGTGACAAAGCCTCTCACTTACATGAACCTGAGCGGTAAAGCAGTTGCGGCCATATGCGGAAAATTCTCCATCCCGGTATCGAACGTTTTCGTCATCCACGATGAACTGGACCTTCCCTGCGGAAGAATGAAGTTCAAAAAGGGTGGCGGTAACAATGGACACCGGGGTTTGGAATCAATTCAGGAGAAACTGGGATCACCTAACTTCTTCAGAATCAGGGTAGGCATAGGCCGCCCGGAATTCTCCGCACAAGTGAAAGATTACGTTCTGGAAGAATTCACCTCCCGAGAACTTGAGACTGCTCAGGAGATGACTCAAGCAGCCATCAAAGGATTGAACCTGCACTTCAGGCGGGGACAAGGAACAGCCACACAATTCATGAACAGCTTCATGCCTGATGTTCCTGAAACCGAACCATAGACTATTTTTCACAATTCAGTTATAATAATTTTTCGTAGCAATTCCCTCTATAAGAAAATAAAATCAATAAGAGGGTAAAAGAAATTGGAAGGGCCTGTAACCCGTTTTCAGCTAATCCTGAATTCCACGTAATCGCGCCATCACCAAACCGGAGTATTCCCGGAAATTCGCATTGACCCTTCCAAACATTTCTTTAGTAAGTCCAAGGAGCCATGAGTGTTTGAGCTAGAGCAGTTGGTAGTCTATCCTTCGCAGGGAGTAGGCAAAGTAGAACGTATTGAAAGTCAGGAAATCGGCGGAGCAACTGCCGAGTTTTATATTGTCCGCATTTTAAGTAACAATGTTACGCTCATGGTTCCGGTCATGAATGCTCACAACGTAGGTTTGCGCTCAGTTTGTGACAAGGACGCGGGCATGGAGATTTTCGAAAGTCTCAAGGACAGATCTGATTTTACCGGATACACCGGACAGAACTGGAACAGACGCTACCGTGAGTATTCCGAAAAGCTTAAAAGCGGAGATCTCCATGACGTAGCATATGTTCTCAAGGAGCTTTTCCTGATCGGAAGGGATAAAGAACTCTCCTTTGGTGAACGCAGACTGCTGGAACAGGCTATGGGTCTGGTTTCAATGGAACTTTCCTTCGCTCTCGGCCTTGATCAGGAAGAAATCAAGGAAGAGATAAATGCACTTTTCATTGACGTTCTGGAAAAACAGGAAGAGGAATCCTAAAAATCCTGTTCAAACGACTTGTCATAAACGATTCTTTCAGTTAATGCCCTATGAGTTGCACGTTTTGGAGTTGCGTTAGTCCCTTTCCGGAACAACCTGTTTAGCAGCACCGCAATAAAACACTGCAACTAGGGTGGAGTAAGAATCAAATACGACCTAAAATCGTTGTATTCGAACAGAAAACAGCCCCTCGCTCAGGAAAATCCAATATAATTTTCATCATCCAGTTAAGGGTAAAGCATTGCAGGCAGTGCCTAATCGCGTTTTGCATGCATTACTATTGCTTTCCGTTAGCTTAATAATATTTTTAAACTTTTAAATCCGGTTATACAGTATGGGCCAAGACAAAAAAATAGAAAACCTGAACCTGACTGAACTTAAACAGAAGAAGATGTCTGATCTTATGGATCTGGCAGCTAAATTTAAAGTTGAAAACCCCAGCGGCATGCGCAAGCAGGAACTGATCTTCGCTCTGCTTCAGGGTTGCGCCTCCCAGAATGGCCAGATTTACGGCGAAGGTGTTCTGGAAGTCCTTCCCGACGGTTTTGGTTTCCTGCGCTCCCCGACCTACAGCTACATGCCCGGACCGGACGATATTTACGTTTCTCCTTCCCAGATCAGAAGATTCGGTCTGAGAAAAGGTGACATCATCTCCGGGCAGATCCGTCCTCCCAAAGAAGGCGAACGCTATTTCGCCCTGCTCAGGGTGAATGAGATCGGGCTCGAAGCTCCGGAACATTCCAGAAATCTGGTACTGTTCGACAACCTCACCCCCGTATACCCGGACAACCGTTTTAAAATGGAAAACGGTCCCAAAAATTTCAGCTCCCGGGTAATCGATATTCTTTCCCCCATCGGACGCGGCCAGCGTGCATTGCTCGTGGCACCGCCCCGTACAGGTAAGACAATGATGTTGCAGAACATCGCAAACTCCATCAACGCCAACCATCCTGACGTAGACCTCATCGTTCTGCTCATCGACGAACGCCCTGAAGAAGTTACCGACATGGCCAGAACTGTTAAGGCCGAAGTGGTAAGCTCCACTTTTGATGAACCTCCGCAGCGTCATGTTCAGGTTACCGAGATGGTCCTTGAAAAGGCGAAGCGCCTTGTTGAGCGTAAGCGTGACGTTGTCATCCTGCTTGACTCCATCACCCGCCTCGGCCGTGCCTACAACGCCGTAACCCCTTCCTCCGGCAGGGTTCTTTCCGGCGGTCTGGACGCAAATGCCATGCAGCGCCCCAAAAGATTTTTCGGCGCAGCCCGTAACATCGAAGAAGGCGGCAGCCTGACCATCATCGCCACCGCACTCATCGATACCGGCTCACGCATGGACGAAGTCATCTTCGAAGAGTTCAAGGGAACCGGTAACATGGACCTCTACCTTGACCGCAAACTCGCCGAAAAACGTGTATTCCCGGCTATCGACATCAACCGTTCCGGCACACGTAAAGAAGAACTCCTTCTTGATGACGGCGTACTCAACAAGGTCTGGATTCTGCGCAAGCTGCTTGCCCCCATGAACTCCATCGATTCCATGGAATTCCTGCTGGATAAGATGAAAGGCACCAAAAACAACGAAGAATTCTTCGATATGATGGGCAAATAATCAGCCCATCCCATAAAGAATTATTAACCCCGTGAGTTCTGCTCACGGGGTTTTCTTTTTGCTTCCTTTCTTTACAACCAGCCATTCAAAACTTACTCTCTTCCTAATAAATCGAAATAATCAACATCATCTCTAAATCAAATAGATTTCAGCATGCTTATCAGAAACAAAATCATCCTCCAGACCACATCATTAATACTGATCTTTTTTTTCAGTTTATGGATGACTCCGCAGGCCACAGCAAATTCTCTTTTTGGCGATTTTACGGTCAAAGACGAGATCAGGCTTGGTAAAGAATTCGACAAAATGGTTCGCAGCCGCCTTCCGGTTATTCTTGATCCTCAGATCGACGGTTATGTAAAGAACCTTGTGGACCGTATAGCCAAACATATTCCGCCCCAGCCGTTTCCCATCAAGGCCACAGTCATCCGCAACAATGCTATGAACGCCTTCGCTGTTCCGGGCGGGTATGTCTATGTTTACACAGGACTTATTCTGAACATGAAACATGAGGCAGAGCTTGCAGCGGTAATCGGTCACGAACTTGCCCACGTATCCCTGCGGCATGTGGCCCGGCGCATGGAAAAAATGAAGATGGTCAGCTTTGCCAGCATGCTCGGCACTCTGGCCGGAATGCTGGTCGGTATTGCCGGGGGAGGCAGCAATATGGGCAACCTAGGTTCAGCCATTGCCATGGGTTCCATGGGCGGTGCCAAGAGCGCATACCTGAACTACACTCAGGAAAATGAACGTGAGGCCGATCATCTGGGTATGAACTACCTTGTTGCCGCAGGCTATAATCCCGAAAGCATGGTTGATGGATTCAAGGTTATGAAACAACGCCAGTGGCATATCAGCAACACCAATATCCCGACCTACCTTTCCACTCACCCCGGACTGGATTCACGTATCGGTTATCTTGAAGACCGCTTTAAGCGCATGCCCCCGGAATATTTCAAACGCAAAAACGATGACGCCGCATTCTTCAAAGTTCAGACCCTGATCCGGGCAAGGTTAACCTCACCGGACGTTGCCCTTGCTCATTATCTGGCAATCCCTGAGAATAAAAGGACCTGTCTGGATCATCTTGGCTTGGGAATTGTTTATTCACGCACGAAAAAGTATAAATTAGCGGAACAGGAATTTAATAAGGCACGCGCCCTCTGCCCCAGCGACACCCTGATTTTAAGGGAACAGGGCCGCTTCTACTTTACCATTGGTAAGATGGATAAAGCCTCACCCTTGCTGCGCGAAGCATATTTACGAAATCCCCGTGATGTTATGGCCCTGTTTTTCATTGCCCGTATTGAAGGCGTGCGTAAAAATTACAAACAGGCCATTCTGACCATGCGCAGGGTTGCGGAAATGGTCCCCCATGATCAGGAGATCCATTACCATCTAGGACGGATGCTCGGGGAATCCGGCCACTATTTTCAAGCCCACGCCCAACTGGCATACGCAGCCTTATATGGACATGACATTAAACAGGCCCAGTTTCACCTTAAAAAGGCCGAAGGATTAGCAAAAACCAAAAAACAACGTGCAGAACTGAAAAAACTACAGGAAACAATCAACCCGAAACCGCCCGAGGAAGAGGGCAAGGGAAAGCTTGAATGATGCGGGCTTTTGAGGTAACGGTTTTCGTTTCCAAAATTCTATCTCCAAATAAAAAGTGAAGCGAACATGATCATCGCAAAATCAATAGATGAAATAATCAAGCCTGAACAAGGCGCATGCGTAACAATCGGAAACTTCGACGGGGTCCACAAAGGCCACCAGAAGCTTATCAGCAGCACCTGCAAAAAGGCTCGGGCCAACGGCCTTGCCAGCGTGGTTGTAACCTTTGACCCCCATCCGCTGCGGGTGCTGGTGAACAGCAAAACCCCGCCCTTTATCACCCTGACCTCACAGAAACTTGAGCTGATAGCCCTGCACAAGCCGGACATAATTCTGGCCCTGAATTTCACCAAGGAAATGGCCGCCCTTTCCCCTGAAGAATTTATCAAACAATACCTCATCAACCCACTGGGCATGAAAGAGATGGTGGTCGGCTACGATTATGCTCTGGGCAAAGGCCGTAGCGGCAACTATGAAACTCTTTTGGAACTGGGCCGGAAATACAAATACGGTATTGAGCGGCTCGACCCGGTAATCATCAACGATGCAGTGGTCAGTTCCTCTCGTATCCGCGACTTGGTCAGTGAAGGTAATGTCTGGGATGTGCGTCCGCTGCTGGGCCGTTTCTATCAGGTCCGAGGTGAAGTTGTGCACGGCATGAACAGAGGCGGAAGACTGCTCGGTTTCCCCACAGCCAACATCAAACTCGAAGATGAACTTTTCCCCAAAAAAGGAGTCTACGCCATCCGCGTGGAAGTTGAAGGTAAAGTCCTGCCCGGTGTTGCCAACATCGGCAAGAACCCCACCTTCGGCAATGAAGCCCTTTCCGTAGAAGCACATATTCTTGATTTTTCAGAAGATATTTACGGCAAGGACATTCGCGTCCACTTCATCCAGCGCATCCGTTCTGAAAAAAAATTCAACGGACTGGACGAACTCAAGGAACGGATCGGCATTGATATCAACCTTGCCCGCGAAATTCTTTCCTACCCTGAATCACAGGTCCGTCCCGGCCTGCATCTGAGCGAATCAGAATCAGGAGCAGAGTAATGAGCCCGTTTCTCAATGTGCATATGTGGAAAGACCTCGTCCGTTCCTACCGCAATGTCAGTCATTTCCGCTGGCTTGTTCTCGGTGTTGTGGTCGGTATACTTTCCGGCATCGTGGCCGTACTCTTTTTCGGTGCAGTAGAAGTGGGCAAACACTTTTTCATGAACCAACTGGCAGGACTTTCTCTGCCCGCCCCCGAAGGGGAAGAGCTTTTTCACGGCCCTCCCGGCGAACAGCTGCGCACCTGGACCATCCCCCTCTGCCTGACCATTGTCGGGCTGATTACCGGGTGGCTGGTCAACAAATATATTCCTGAAACCATTTCCGGCGGTACTGACGGTACTGATGCGACCATCAAATGTTTCCATCAGGGTGGTGGACTCATGAAGCCCATCGTGCCCATCATCAAAGGGATAAGTTCAGTTTTCACCATCTCCTGCGGTGGTAGTGCCGGTCGTGAAGGTCCCATCACCCAGATGGGAGCCGGGGTCGGTTCATGGCTGGCCCAGAAGCTGAAATTATCCACCAAAGAACGCCGCATCCTGCTCCTTTCCGGCGCAGCAGGCGGTCTAGGCGCAATCTTTCGTGCCCCTCTGGGCGGCGCACTGACCGCCATCGAAGTAATCTATCGCGAGGATTTTGAATCTGAGGCTATCCTGCCTTCAGTCATCTCTTCAGTGGTATCCTATTCCCTGTTCACACTTTTCTACGGCACAGAGCCGATCTTCGGTATTCCGCGCTTTGTTTTCCACGATCCGCGGGAACTGATCTTCTACATCGCGCTGGCCTTTGCCTGTACTTTTGCAGGCTGGATGTACATCCGCACTTTCCGGTTCGTCAAATACTCAGTATTCAACCAGATCAGGGACCGGGTCGGCCTCATGTGGGCCACGGCTCTCGGCGGACTGATGATGGGACTCATGGGTATGTTCTTCCCGCAGGTCCTCACCGGAGGCTACGGCTGGCTGGAAATGGCCATCATGGGTGAAATCCCGCTCATGATGATGATCGCTATCGTCATCGGCAAGACCGTCGCCACATCCATGACCATCGGTTCGGGAATGTCCGGCGGTATGTTCGCGCCCGCGCTTTTCGTAGGCGGCATGTCCGGCGGTATCGTAGGTCAGCTTGCCGGAAAATATTACCCGGATATCGTCACCCAGCCCGGTGGTTACGTACTGGTCGGCATGGCAGCATTTTTCGCCGGGGTGGCAAAAGCCCCCATCGGCCCGCTGATCATGGTCTGCGAACTGACACAGGGCTACGGATTGCTGGCTCCGCTCATGCTCGCCTCCGCGCTGTGCATCGTGCTGGGACGCAGTTTCTCCCTCTATGAGCATCAGGTGGAAAGTAAATTCGATTCCCCGGCCCACATTGAGGATAAGACCATCAATATCCTTGAAGGCTTACACGTGGATACCCATTACAAACCGGGCCGCGTAACCACACTCGAAGAAGGGACCACGCTCAAGGCATTGACCGATATCATCGCCAACACCAACGAGCTATACTTCCCGGTCAAAAATGACGAAGGAATCATCACCGGAATCCTGACCATCCAGAATGTCAGGAACCATCTCTTCAACCCGGACCTCTTCGACCTCATCCTCACCAAGGATCTGGCCACCAAGCCCGCCACACTTAAAGCGGGTGACGATCTCTACACAGCCCTGCTCCAATTCGTAGACAGCGACTACGGTCAGATTCCGGTTGTAAGCGAGGACGATCCCAACAAGATCATCGGGATCATCAACAGGGAGAATGTGTTCCGCGCTTATGCCAAGGCTGTTAAGGAGTTGCGGGAAGCTGCGGAGTAAGGATTGGACTCTCTATTAGTAAGACAGAAAAAATCTCCCTCTCGCATTATGCGGGAGGG includes:
- a CDS encoding DegQ family serine endoprotease, producing the protein MKLKRYIGLLTLITVLILPVYAQADGLPSFVDLAKKCGPAVVNINTVKMVEVGNPMEDFFKFHGKGGNNPFEDFFKQFNNRGRGNGKQPKQKRKTGSLGSGFIISKDGYVVTNNHVVASADEITIKLQNDGHEYPAKIIGRDKETDLALLKIEVKKDLPFLEFANSENAEVGEWVLAIGNPFGLGHTVTKGIISAKGRIIGAGPFDNFIQTDASINPGNSGGPLIDLKGRVIGINTAIIASGQGIGFAIPSNMAENVISQLKTDHKVSRGWLGVTIQDADAKTAKALGLKSEKGALVNSVNPGDPAEKGGMKVGDVILKVDGEKIDDTNDLLRTVAALPPGKTVSIKVWRKGREKNLRIVLGERNGKGVVAEAEKISPKAAEENLDDLGLVVRRVNRKAEAQSLGLDRPEGLLVIEVMQSTPAEDAAIAVGDVILEANQHKVNSIKDLQKIINTEGKKRGLVMLLLKRQGHNIFRTIELKDK
- the ispE gene encoding 4-(cytidine 5'-diphospho)-2-C-methyl-D-erythritol kinase, with the translated sequence MTKTILTAPAKVNLYLKIVGKREDGYHELDTLFHPFPALSDTLEVTETGEGCTIHCADFDLPAEDNLIYKAWDKYAQATGFRPGLHIELTKRTPTGAGLGGGSSDAASMLRFLNTHPDSPGLEHDKLNALAAGLGADVPFFLLDGPAWAKGIGEILSPAEVDLSGLTALLACPDVHVNTVWAYKAWSTRDQSTYLKKSDAFNLTTSASGNNRTASQTRVTLFNDFEEVVLPEFPKIRETKEYLLKNGACGAVMSGSGASVISFFKKRETAQKAASVLNSMKVDSVLHTFS
- a CDS encoding ribose-phosphate pyrophosphokinase produces the protein MNGELKIISGSSNLALSEAICDHLGSKLTPCLREKFSDGEIRIEIQDNVRGCDVFVVQSTCDPVNFHFMELCLMLDALKRASARRVTAVVPYYGYARQDRKVSPRAPISAKLCADCLTVAGMQRLVTIDLHAGQIQGFFNLPVDNIYAAPVLLDELRTRDDDMVMVSPDAGGTERARAYAKRLNAGLAIVDKRRDAPNQAKAMHVIGEVKDKVCVVMDDMIDTAGTMCQAAKVLIDHGAKDVIACATHPVLSGPAIDRLAAAPFSEVIVTNTLPVPEEKIAKSGGKIKVKSVAGILAKCIHNVHTESSVSVLFV
- a CDS encoding 50S ribosomal protein L25 produces the protein MSEKVTFKAEVRTKTGKSANRQLRNQGMVPVVFYSQDGENLILSVNEIEFVKMYRKVGTTRLFSLEVEGKTYDTLIWKIQMDPVRPRPNHIDLLGVSADRPLKIDVPVVTEGTAPGVKLGGRMAIYREKLTVACTAATIPAEIVVNIDSMEVGDTVFVNEIELPGGAKVQHDSNFALVRCAAGRGSSGDEEGEESAEAAEE
- the pth gene encoding aminoacyl-tRNA hydrolase, which gives rise to MEYKALITGLGNPGPQYAKTRHNIGFMAVDALAEMAASRKNMRYKEMDISGDFELFSVNMAGNNVLVTKPLTYMNLSGKAVAAICGKFSIPVSNVFVIHDELDLPCGRMKFKKGGGNNGHRGLESIQEKLGSPNFFRIRVGIGRPEFSAQVKDYVLEEFTSRELETAQEMTQAAIKGLNLHFRRGQGTATQFMNSFMPDVPETEP
- a CDS encoding CarD family transcriptional regulator, which translates into the protein MFELEQLVVYPSQGVGKVERIESQEIGGATAEFYIVRILSNNVTLMVPVMNAHNVGLRSVCDKDAGMEIFESLKDRSDFTGYTGQNWNRRYREYSEKLKSGDLHDVAYVLKELFLIGRDKELSFGERRLLEQAMGLVSMELSFALGLDQEEIKEEINALFIDVLEKQEEES
- the rho gene encoding transcription termination factor Rho; protein product: MGQDKKIENLNLTELKQKKMSDLMDLAAKFKVENPSGMRKQELIFALLQGCASQNGQIYGEGVLEVLPDGFGFLRSPTYSYMPGPDDIYVSPSQIRRFGLRKGDIISGQIRPPKEGERYFALLRVNEIGLEAPEHSRNLVLFDNLTPVYPDNRFKMENGPKNFSSRVIDILSPIGRGQRALLVAPPRTGKTMMLQNIANSINANHPDVDLIVLLIDERPEEVTDMARTVKAEVVSSTFDEPPQRHVQVTEMVLEKAKRLVERKRDVVILLDSITRLGRAYNAVTPSSGRVLSGGLDANAMQRPKRFFGAARNIEEGGSLTIIATALIDTGSRMDEVIFEEFKGTGNMDLYLDRKLAEKRVFPAIDINRSGTRKEELLLDDGVLNKVWILRKLLAPMNSIDSMEFLLDKMKGTKNNEEFFDMMGK
- a CDS encoding M48 family metallopeptidase, with product MLIRNKIILQTTSLILIFFFSLWMTPQATANSLFGDFTVKDEIRLGKEFDKMVRSRLPVILDPQIDGYVKNLVDRIAKHIPPQPFPIKATVIRNNAMNAFAVPGGYVYVYTGLILNMKHEAELAAVIGHELAHVSLRHVARRMEKMKMVSFASMLGTLAGMLVGIAGGGSNMGNLGSAIAMGSMGGAKSAYLNYTQENEREADHLGMNYLVAAGYNPESMVDGFKVMKQRQWHISNTNIPTYLSTHPGLDSRIGYLEDRFKRMPPEYFKRKNDDAAFFKVQTLIRARLTSPDVALAHYLAIPENKRTCLDHLGLGIVYSRTKKYKLAEQEFNKARALCPSDTLILREQGRFYFTIGKMDKASPLLREAYLRNPRDVMALFFIARIEGVRKNYKQAILTMRRVAEMVPHDQEIHYHLGRMLGESGHYFQAHAQLAYAALYGHDIKQAQFHLKKAEGLAKTKKQRAELKKLQETINPKPPEEEGKGKLE